The sequence tattattattattattattattattattattattattattattttctctattatttacatttctACCATTACTGCTTAATATTTTTGGTGTATGATTAAGTactgatgatggtggtgtatattcatcaatattatcaatatttctaaaattattattgcttAAATTTGATCTAATACCATTTTTATTGACTGACGACAATTGATTATCATCTTTTGAACCCTCAGAATCACTAGTTTCTGCTGTATTCTCATGTGTATTGGTTtgaccattattattattattattgttgttattattattattactactactactattattattattattattagtactaatgttaatattaccattaacaacattaatattacaattattaattttattcgtTGGTTGAGAATTATTAGTAATATGCTTTAAAATTGAGGTATCACCAAATTGATTATAATTACTACTACtgttatgattattattattattattatcaattgaaaatgattgtgAAATTGAACAAATTGATAAATCCCATATCTTTATGTGTGAATCTAATCCTGATGATGCAAAATAATTTGCTTTTGGTGCATATGCCAATACCTTTACATAATCATCatgaaattttaaactatttacACATCTTTCACTATCTGTattccaaattttaattgtagaATCTGATGAACATGAGACCactaaaaaaacaataaaaaaaaatgattattattattaatatttatttttttttttttatttttgaaaaaaaaaaaaaaaaaaaacaaacttacaaatattactatcattaaaaaataaatcattaaccCAATCTGTATGatcattaaatgattttttaaatttgaaaccaTATTCATTCTTTTCATTGATATCATTGtcattatcaccaccaccaatttgGTAAGATTTTATTGTACTATCCCTACCAGCACtatataatattgattttctATGATTATATGCTAAACTATTCACACCAAAACAATGTCTATCTGGAATTATTGTATTGTTTAATGTATTTTTAACTGAATAactgattttaaattttggtgGTTTTCTATTTACtggatgaagatgatgttgttgaaattGGGATGTTGTACCACCTCCTCCACCACCATAACTATGGTTGTagttgctattattattgttgttattattattattattattgtattgTGGTTTGGTAGGTGATGAGAATCCACAATttctattattgttattaagaTAGAAAGATTGTTGACTTTTATTtcgattattattattattattattattattattattattattattattattattattattattattattattattattattatttggtattgGAGTGGATGGTGATGAGTTCATTGGTTTACTATTAATTCCGTTACTATCCACTTGTTGAGGTAAGCTCCTTATTTTACCAGTACTATAATATTCATACATCtatatgttttttaattattattatattattattgttattattattttttatttttatttttatttttatttttattttattatttatttgtttatttgtttgtttctcctcaattcaaaaaaatttaattctatttacatgtaaaaatattaatatatacaaagtttaattttagttgaaaataaaaaaaaaaaaaaacaaaaaaaaaataaaaaaaaaagtgtttttattgaattaaagattaaatttggaaaaaaaataaaaaaagaaaaaaaaaaaaaaaaaaaagaaaaatgctTTGTTTATTATGTGTATATtaagttgaaaaaaaaaataaaataaaataaaaaaataaaattaaaaaaaaaaaaaatataaaaaaaaaaaaaaaaataaaaaataaaaaatatttttttaatttttttattttttcaaaaattaaaattaattttatgttACCTTTATTtcgaataaaataataacaataataagcaccctttttttttttggttgatTGAAAAGGTGTGCTtctatataataaaaagtacTCAGTCTTTTACAATCAATCAAATTTCACTCATCACTCTATATAaacattcaaataaaattacgtAAATACATAAAACCTACGCCATACACACACAAACAGATAAACACataaatatatacatataatgGATTCAGATGCAAAATCAAGAAATGATGCACCAATCATCAAACTTAGTATCGATCTCATAAAAACATATAAACATATAAACCAGGTTTACTACACTGCCaaagcaaaaaaaaagcaacaAGCTCAACAACAAGCTCAACAACAAGCACAACAATTACAGCAAcaagcacaacaacaacaacatcaactacaacaacagcaacagctactacaacaacaacaacaacaacaacaacaacaacaacaacaacaacaacaacaacaacaacaacaacaacaacaacaacaacaacaacaacaataccagcaacaacataataataatattaataataataataataacagtaatattaataataaaaataacaacaacaacaacaccaacttcAACACtagcaacaataataacaacaccaataataatagtaataataatagtaataataataatagtaataataataataataataataatattaataatattaataatattaatattaataataaaaataataataataataataataacaataataatataaataatataaataataataataataaaaacaacaataataataataataataataataatgatgataataataatataaataataacaatagtaataataataataataataataataataataataataataataataataataataataataataataataataatagtaataataacaataataataataatttaaataataacaacagcaataataattataataataatacaaccacaacatcttcatcaaataataataataacaataagcaaagtaaatataatgatggatatgatgatgaaaatgcaGATTATATAGTTAGGATTGGTGAAGTGTTTGTAGAtagatttgaaattatatcaAGTTTGGGTAAAGGTTCATTTGGTCAAGTAGTAAAAGCGTTCGATAGCGTATTAAAGGAATATGTTgctattaaaatcattaaaaataaagtacCCTTTTATAATCAAGCCTTAATTGAAATTAGATTACTCGaattaatgaataataaagatCCAGAAGATCAATACAAAATTAGTAATTATccatttcatttattattaatagttccataatattattaaatcaccatactaaatttgaaaataaactaatatttcttttttttccttttttttttttttctccttttttcttttttattatcatcaattattatcattaaagtaaaattaaaacatcatttcaaatttagaaaTCATCTTTGTATAGTAACcgaattattatcatataaTCTTTATGACCTATTAAGAAACACTCATTTCCATGGtgtttcattaaatttaattaaaaaatttgcaCATCAAATACTGACtgctttattttttatgtcAACCCCCGAGGTTGATGTTATTCATTGTGATTTAAAAGTaagtttaatattatttaatatatagtgttttagaatatttttaaattaataattttattttaataataataataataataaataataataatagccaGAGAATATATTATTAAGAAATCCAAAAAGAAGtgcaattaaaatcattgatttTGGAAGTTCATGTCATTCAAATGAAAGAATGTATAAATACATACAGAGTAGATTTTATAGATCACCAGAGATCCTATTGGAATTAgaatattcattttcaattgatatgTGGTCATTGGGATGTATATTAGTGGAGATGCATGTTGGTGAACCATTATTCAGTGGTCAAAATGAACAAGATCAATTAACCAAAATCATAGAGGTATTGGACCTACCACCATCTCATATGATTGATTCAAGTCCTAAAGCAAAGAAATTCTTTACCAAGGATCCAATTAATTCGAcatatcaattgaaaaagaatgaaaaattGAAAACAAATGTTGAAGTAAGTTTTATAGTTTATTGTTCTATTTGCTTGTTGAGAGGAtatccttttttttcaatttttttttcgttttttttttttttttttttttttttatttaccaacttttttttatttaaaatttttagttttgtAAAAAGAAACTATCAGAAATTATAGGTGTTGAAACAGGAGGCCCACAAAGTAGAAGGAAAAATGAACCAGGTCATGCGCTAgtggattatttaaaatttttagatttaattgaaaagatGTTAATTTATGATCCTCAAAAAAGAATTACACCTTTGGAAGCTTTACAAcattctttctttttaacTGATGAAACatcacaaccaccacaacaacaatcacaacaacaatcacaacaacaatcacaacaacaatcacaacaacaatcacaacaacaatcacaacaacgaCGACAGTCAAATACCgacaataatttttcaaataataacccaataaataattataattcacCATCCTCAAAGTCACCGcatcaacaactacaacaacaacaacaacaacaacaacaacaacaacaacaacaacaacaacaacaacaacaacaacaacaacaacaacaacaaacataTTCACCAACAACACAACAATCAAACCATAAATTGGTTGACCAAATGAAAAAAGCATCAATGAAGGATAAATCACCTCATTCCAATATCTCAAACATTTTAAATGACTCTGAGGAAGATAATAGTAAAGTtcatattaatagtaatactaGCGATAACATGCAAGcaagaattaattttcaaGTAGAAAACCAAagtaatatttataataataataataataataacaacaataacaacaataacaacaataataataatagtaataattataacaatagtaatgaaCTATCGCCAAATCCACCtattttaccaaatttaaagGATCTTTTAcctcataataataataatatttgataaatttattggaaaaaaactaaataagaATTAAGGATGGAACATCTCTGTACAGAGATAGAAAAATGAATTGGTGGCACTTGATTGTGGAAATTAATATAGCTAAATTTCATCTCATTTTTCATCAACatccaaataaataaaaattaaaaataattaaaaaaaaaaaaaaaaaaaaaataataactccaaacaatattattattcattattattattattattatcacacTTGTATTTAATCtctgaaaaataaatatgaaaataaaaaagaattaaaaaattaaaaatagatggGCGAATTTCCAATACTTCGTTGGGGTATAACtcccaaaaataaaaaaaaatttatttaattttcagataattataaataattaattttttgtttttttttttttgctttttttgttttttttttttttttttttttttttttgtagatTGACAAATtaggataataataaaaaaagaaaaaaaaaaa comes from Dictyostelium discoideum AX4 chromosome 2 chromosome, whole genome shotgun sequence and encodes:
- the dyrk1 gene encoding DYRK family protein kinase; amino-acid sequence: MDSDAKSRNDAPIIKLSIDLIKTYKHINQVYYTAKAKKKQQAQQQAQQQAQQLQQQAQQQQHQLQQQQQLLQQQQQQQQQQQQQQQQQQQQQQQQQQQQQQYQQQHNNNINNNNNNSNINNKNNNNNNTNFNTSNNNNNTNNNSNNNSNNNNSNNNNNNNNINNINNININNKNNNNNNNNNNNINNINNNNNKNNNNNNNNNNNDDNNNINNNNSNNNNNNNNNNNNNNNNNNNNNNNNNSNNNNNNNNLNNNNSNNNYNNNTTTTSSSNNNNNNKQSKYNDGYDDENADYIVRIGEVFVDRFEIISSLGKGSFGQVVKAFDSVLKEYVAIKIIKNKVPFYNQALIEIRLLELMNNKDPEDQYKIIKLKHHFKFRNHLCIVTELLSYNLYDLLRNTHFHGVSLNLIKKFAHQILTALFFMSTPEVDVIHCDLKPENILLRNPKRSAIKIIDFGSSCHSNERMYKYIQSRFYRSPEILLELEYSFSIDMWSLGCILVEMHVGEPLFSGQNEQDQLTKIIEVLDLPPSHMIDSSPKAKKFFTKDPINSTYQLKKNEKLKTNVEFCKKKLSEIIGVETGGPQSRRKNEPGHALVDYLKFLDLIEKMLIYDPQKRITPLEALQHSFFLTDETSQPPQQQSQQQSQQQSQQQSQQQSQQQSQQRRQSNTDNNFSNNNPINNYNSPSSKSPHQQLQQQQQQQQQQQQQQQQQQQQQQQQQQQTYSPTTQQSNHKLVDQMKKASMKDKSPHSNISNILNDSEEDNSKVHINSNTSDNMQARINFQVENQSNIYNNNNNNNNNNNNNNNNNNSNNYNNSNELSPNPPILPNLKDLLPHNNNNI